In candidate division KSB1 bacterium, a genomic segment contains:
- a CDS encoding TolC family protein, translating to MKTTRAWQERLSRALALVVLTLAATPATHAQRVLTLQDALAIAMQKSPDIQRSQLNLQRSSESLNAQKAALKSQFSLSITPVDYRNERVFNSFFSRWNTNETKSWSGTFTISQPIRWTDGTLALINRFGWQDVYSEFQNTRSKTFSNNLYLSLQQPVFTYNRTEIALRRLELDLEDAALSYAIRKLALERSVAQAFFDVYKNKMSLEIAREELSNQEQSYQIIKNKVDAGLSALEELYQAELNLSTSKSNVQNKQVVLDNSLDAFKQLIGMSLFEEIAVQADITHQPVQVDLQLALDHGLKWRMELRQARIDIETSQFDLIQASATNEFRGDVTVSYGVIGTDERFANIYEVPTKNQRLSLSLEIPLWDWGEKQSRIKSAEAVVKTRELSLEEERTNIIIAIRQVYRNLQNLEQQIEIARQNVRNAQLTYDINLERYKNGDLTSMDLQLYQNQLSQKKLALVDALINYKIELLNMKIQSLWDFEKNESVVPQELLRSRS from the coding sequence ATGAAGACAACGCGTGCCTGGCAGGAGCGACTGAGCCGTGCGCTGGCGTTGGTGGTCTTGACGCTCGCCGCCACCCCAGCGACCCACGCGCAGCGCGTGTTGACACTCCAGGATGCCTTGGCGATCGCTATGCAGAAGAGCCCGGATATCCAGCGGTCCCAACTGAATCTGCAACGCAGCAGCGAATCACTCAACGCGCAAAAGGCGGCGCTAAAGTCACAATTCAGCTTGTCCATCACTCCCGTGGACTACCGGAATGAACGGGTCTTCAACTCCTTCTTTTCCCGCTGGAACACGAATGAGACCAAGAGTTGGTCTGGCACCTTCACCATTTCCCAGCCGATCAGGTGGACTGATGGCACGTTGGCCCTCATCAACCGCTTCGGCTGGCAGGACGTGTACAGCGAGTTCCAGAACACGAGGAGCAAGACATTCAGCAACAATCTCTACCTCAGCCTGCAGCAACCAGTGTTCACCTATAATCGCACTGAGATTGCCCTCCGGAGGTTGGAGCTGGACTTGGAGGACGCGGCGCTCAGCTATGCCATCCGTAAACTGGCATTGGAACGGAGCGTTGCACAGGCCTTTTTCGACGTGTACAAGAACAAGATGAGCCTTGAGATAGCCCGCGAGGAGCTCAGCAACCAGGAGCAAAGCTACCAGATTATCAAGAACAAGGTGGACGCGGGCTTGTCGGCTCTGGAAGAACTCTACCAGGCCGAGCTCAACCTTTCCACCAGCAAGTCGAATGTACAGAATAAGCAGGTGGTGCTGGACAACTCCTTAGACGCCTTCAAGCAGCTCATCGGCATGTCGCTATTTGAGGAGATCGCCGTCCAGGCGGACATCACCCATCAGCCGGTGCAGGTGGACCTCCAATTGGCCCTTGACCACGGCCTGAAGTGGCGCATGGAGCTCCGCCAGGCGCGCATCGACATCGAGACCTCGCAGTTCGACCTCATTCAGGCTTCAGCCACGAATGAGTTTCGCGGCGATGTGACCGTCTCGTACGGCGTCATCGGCACCGATGAACGATTTGCCAACATCTATGAGGTTCCCACCAAGAACCAGCGCCTGAGCCTTTCGTTGGAAATACCCTTGTGGGACTGGGGCGAAAAGCAGTCTCGGATAAAGTCTGCCGAGGCAGTAGTGAAGACGCGAGAACTGTCGTTGGAAGAAGAGCGCACCAACATCATCATCGCCATACGGCAGGTGTATCGTAACCTGCAAAACCTGGAGCAACAGATCGAGATTGCCCGACAAAACGTGCGCAATGCCCAATTGACTTATGACATCAACCTGGAGCGCTACAAGAACGGTGACCTCACGAGCATGGACTTGCAGCTGTACCAGAACCAGCTTTCCCAGAAGAAGCTGGCGCTGGTGGACGCCTTGATCAACTACAAGATTGAGTTACTGAACATGAAGATTCAATCCCTGTGGGACTTTGAAAAGAACGAATCGGTTGTGCCGCAAGAGTTGCTCAGATCGCGCTCGTGA
- a CDS encoding efflux RND transporter periplasmic adaptor subunit → MKRELWLLFGLLLFVACGGRETGGETDIAVPVSVEEVKLRPIEEFIVTTGTVNAIKEALLNSETAGFYRLLTNPQTGRPFALGDRVSRGQEIIHLDNPELETSIKIEAQELNLDISKREFEKQQSLYEKGGVTLRELKNAERAYVEAKYAYENALLQLAKLKIVAPFDGVIVELPYYTPGVRVAANQPMVKIMNYGQLYMEANLPGADLGRVKVNQPVRVMNYTMAGDTLRGKVSQVSPAIDASTRTFKAALLIDNPEWRLRPGMFVKAEIVVARNDSAIVVPKDVILAKRQGKTVYVVERGAAQERVITTGLENPNEVEVVEGLRVNERLVVKGFETLQNRSRVKIVR, encoded by the coding sequence GTGAAGAGAGAACTGTGGTTGTTGTTCGGGCTGTTGCTATTTGTGGCCTGTGGTGGCCGGGAAACTGGCGGTGAAACGGATATCGCCGTGCCGGTTTCCGTGGAAGAGGTCAAACTCCGGCCCATCGAGGAGTTTATCGTCACTACCGGCACCGTAAACGCGATTAAGGAGGCGCTGCTTAACTCGGAAACGGCTGGGTTCTACCGCCTACTGACCAATCCCCAGACGGGCAGACCCTTTGCCTTGGGAGACCGCGTGAGTCGGGGACAGGAGATCATCCACCTGGATAACCCGGAGCTTGAGACAAGCATCAAGATCGAGGCCCAGGAGTTGAATCTGGACATCTCGAAGCGGGAATTCGAAAAGCAGCAGTCACTCTACGAAAAGGGCGGAGTAACGCTTCGTGAGCTGAAAAACGCGGAGCGCGCCTACGTGGAGGCAAAATACGCCTATGAGAACGCTCTGCTGCAGTTGGCGAAGTTGAAAATCGTGGCTCCGTTTGATGGGGTGATCGTGGAGCTGCCGTACTACACGCCCGGGGTGCGGGTGGCCGCGAATCAGCCTATGGTCAAGATCATGAACTACGGCCAGCTTTACATGGAGGCTAACCTCCCGGGAGCAGACCTGGGTCGCGTCAAGGTCAATCAGCCGGTGCGAGTGATGAACTACACCATGGCCGGAGACACGTTGCGCGGCAAGGTTTCGCAGGTGTCCCCTGCCATTGATGCCAGCACGAGGACGTTCAAGGCGGCGCTACTGATCGACAACCCGGAGTGGCGGCTGCGTCCAGGCATGTTCGTGAAGGCCGAGATTGTGGTCGCGCGCAACGATTCCGCCATCGTGGTGCCCAAGGATGTGATCCTTGCCAAGCGGCAGGGCAAGACCGTCTACGTGGTGGAGCGCGGCGCGGCGCAAGAGCGCGTGATCACCACTGGTCTGGAGAACCCCAACGAGGTGGAGGTAGTGGAGGGCCTGCGCGTCAACGAACGGCTGGTGGTGAAAGGGTTTGAGACGCTGCAGAACCGCTCCAGGGTCAAGATCGTGCGGTAG
- a CDS encoding efflux RND transporter permease subunit, translating to MKKLTEFSVNYPVTVLMVVLATLLLGYISFRKLAVDLFPELSNPRIYVELKAGERPPEEIEKQFVDGIEALAIRQRHVVEVSSVCKVGSAQVTVEYAWGTDMDEAFLDLQKTLTSFSQNAAIDQLTITQHDPNAAPIMLIALSHPQVSDMDELRKVAENYIRNELIRLEGVAEVEISGQEEKEVVLETDPYLLEAYGLTPDAVASRLNLYNRNVSGGSIVEMGRQYVIKGIGAFQSIEDIANTVLTYRQPDMAGTAEAGSPTRVPVTVKDVAKIELRNKEPQNIVRLNQKRCLGLEVYKETKYNTVRAANELLRALATIRQALPGYELVVVQNQASFVTTAVREVEQSALVGVVLAVIVLYVFLRRIGATAIISVAIPVSVVATFNMMYFNGLTLNIMTLGGLALGAGMLVDNAIVVMENIFRNIEAGLSLREAAIIGAAEVGGAITASTLTTIVVFLPIVYLHGVAGELFKDQAWTVAFALLSSLGVAILVVPMLAARFLKAVPRQSAPRSITFPWYPPLLARILRYKWAVIGSAAGLVALGVLLVPTVGSEFIPKTDLGEFSLELRLPEGTELRRTEQTVEAVENLVRATAGEDLQALYSHIGPSTTTSADEKAVFAAENTATIRIILTPKHRTPAQELIRRVNAQLTEIPDLEAEFLQEQSALQSTLGTEAAPLVVEIKGDDLAVLDSLTQQAKRRLLAVEELFNVRTSFEEGAPEVEVVVDRLLAGVYNISVESISSQLRDQLMGKEAGTWETGGELQDITLHLPKVGVGQLRDLLLTTAGGQQIRLSEVATIRETRAPKEIYRRNQNRIGRVTAHIQKGRPFDHVAKRVEQELTKLDLPPDYKITIAGEEQKRREAFRNLGFALVLSVVLVYMVLAGQFESLLHPFTVMLSVPLAGVGSILAFFIAGKSLNIMAYIGLIMLAGIAVNDSIILVDAINRLKGQGYGLREAIIEAGSQRIRPIIMTSLTTILALLPLTVGFGEGAALRAPMALAVIGGLFTSTLLTLVVIPCIYLVVDEFRARLAGSL from the coding sequence ATGAAGAAGCTGACGGAATTCTCGGTCAACTATCCGGTCACAGTGCTCATGGTGGTCTTGGCCACCTTGCTCTTGGGGTACATCTCCTTCCGCAAGTTAGCGGTGGACCTATTCCCCGAGCTGAGCAACCCACGGATCTACGTGGAGCTGAAGGCCGGGGAGCGACCGCCAGAAGAGATCGAGAAGCAGTTTGTAGATGGCATCGAGGCCCTTGCCATCCGCCAGCGTCACGTGGTGGAGGTCTCCTCGGTGTGCAAGGTCGGCTCGGCGCAAGTGACCGTGGAGTACGCCTGGGGCACCGACATGGACGAGGCGTTCCTCGATCTGCAAAAGACGCTCACCAGCTTCAGCCAAAACGCCGCCATCGACCAATTGACCATCACGCAACATGACCCCAATGCCGCCCCCATCATGCTCATCGCCCTTTCGCACCCTCAGGTGAGCGACATGGATGAGCTGCGCAAGGTGGCGGAAAACTACATTCGTAACGAACTCATCCGTTTGGAGGGTGTGGCGGAGGTCGAGATCTCTGGGCAGGAAGAGAAGGAGGTGGTACTTGAAACCGACCCGTATCTGCTTGAGGCCTACGGCCTTACCCCTGATGCGGTTGCCAGTCGCTTGAACCTCTACAATCGGAACGTTTCCGGCGGCTCGATAGTGGAAATGGGGCGCCAGTACGTGATCAAGGGCATCGGCGCCTTCCAGTCTATCGAGGACATTGCCAACACTGTGCTTACCTATCGACAGCCGGACATGGCCGGTACGGCCGAGGCGGGGAGCCCAACCCGTGTGCCGGTCACCGTCAAGGACGTAGCCAAGATTGAGTTGCGCAACAAGGAACCTCAAAATATCGTCCGGCTTAATCAGAAACGCTGCCTAGGGCTTGAGGTCTACAAAGAGACCAAATACAACACCGTGCGCGCGGCAAACGAACTGCTTCGCGCCCTGGCTACTATCCGACAGGCGCTCCCAGGTTACGAGCTGGTGGTGGTGCAGAATCAGGCTAGTTTCGTGACCACCGCCGTTCGCGAGGTTGAACAGAGTGCACTCGTAGGTGTAGTCCTTGCGGTGATTGTGCTTTATGTCTTTCTCCGACGTATCGGTGCAACGGCCATCATCAGCGTCGCCATCCCAGTCTCGGTGGTGGCGACATTCAACATGATGTACTTCAATGGCCTCACGCTCAACATCATGACCTTGGGTGGTCTTGCCTTGGGTGCAGGCATGCTGGTGGACAATGCCATCGTGGTGATGGAAAACATATTCCGCAATATCGAAGCAGGGTTGTCCCTGCGTGAGGCGGCCATCATCGGCGCCGCCGAGGTTGGGGGCGCCATCACCGCCTCGACTTTGACCACCATCGTCGTGTTCCTGCCCATCGTCTATCTGCATGGGGTGGCCGGTGAACTTTTCAAAGACCAAGCATGGACGGTGGCGTTTGCCCTCCTCTCCTCGCTGGGCGTGGCTATCCTTGTTGTACCCATGCTGGCGGCCAGGTTTCTGAAAGCAGTTCCGCGCCAGTCGGCGCCACGCTCGATCACCTTTCCCTGGTACCCGCCGCTCTTGGCTCGGATTCTGCGCTACAAATGGGCGGTAATTGGCTCCGCCGCAGGCTTGGTTGCTCTGGGAGTACTCCTTGTGCCTACGGTCGGGAGCGAGTTTATTCCCAAGACCGACCTGGGTGAGTTTTCGCTTGAGCTCAGGCTCCCAGAAGGGACTGAGCTCCGTCGCACCGAGCAGACCGTGGAGGCGGTCGAGAACCTGGTGCGGGCGACGGCCGGCGAGGATCTTCAAGCGCTCTACAGCCACATCGGGCCTTCGACCACCACGAGCGCTGATGAGAAGGCGGTCTTTGCGGCGGAAAACACTGCCACCATCAGGATCATCCTCACACCAAAGCATCGCACCCCAGCGCAAGAACTTATCCGCCGAGTGAATGCCCAACTGACTGAAATCCCCGATCTGGAGGCGGAGTTTCTCCAGGAGCAGTCGGCGCTGCAAAGCACCCTGGGTACCGAGGCAGCACCTCTCGTCGTGGAAATCAAGGGGGATGACTTGGCAGTGTTGGACAGCCTGACGCAGCAGGCCAAGCGTCGTTTGCTTGCTGTGGAGGAGCTGTTCAACGTGCGGACAAGCTTTGAGGAAGGGGCGCCCGAGGTGGAAGTGGTCGTGGATCGTCTCCTGGCTGGCGTGTACAACATCAGCGTGGAGAGCATTAGCTCCCAACTCCGCGACCAGCTCATGGGCAAGGAAGCGGGCACGTGGGAAACCGGCGGTGAATTGCAGGACATCACACTCCATCTGCCCAAGGTGGGCGTTGGCCAGTTACGCGACCTGTTGCTCACCACTGCCGGCGGCCAGCAGATTCGGTTGAGCGAAGTGGCCACCATCCGCGAGACCCGCGCACCAAAGGAAATCTATCGGCGCAACCAAAACCGCATCGGGCGCGTGACCGCGCACATTCAGAAAGGGAGACCTTTCGACCACGTGGCCAAGCGGGTTGAGCAGGAGCTGACAAAGCTGGACCTGCCGCCCGACTACAAGATCACTATCGCAGGCGAGGAACAGAAACGACGCGAAGCGTTCCGCAACCTTGGCTTCGCGCTGGTGCTCTCTGTGGTCCTGGTCTACATGGTGCTTGCAGGACAGTTCGAGTCGCTCCTCCACCCCTTTACGGTGATGTTGAGTGTTCCTCTCGCCGGTGTCGGCTCGATCTTGGCCTTTTTCATTGCCGGCAAGTCGCTCAATATTATGGCCTACATCGGGCTCATCATGCTCGCCGGCATAGCGGTGAACGACTCGATCATTCTGGTGGATGCCATCAACCGCCTTAAAGGCCAAGGATACGGCCTGCGCGAGGCCATTATCGAGGCAGGAAGTCAGCGGATCAGACCCATCATCATGACGAGTTTGACCACCATCCTGGCGCTGCTCCCATTGACCGTCGGCTTTGGCGAAGGGGCCGCATTGCGGGCTCCCATGGCCTTGGCTGTGATCGGCGGCCTTTTCACTTCCACGCTGTTGACGCTGGTGGTCATTCCGTGCATCTACCTGGTGGTGGATGAGTTTCGCGCCCGACTGGCCGGGAGCTTATAG
- a CDS encoding efflux RND transporter permease subunit: MSFIYRRKTLISMLFVGLTLLGIVSYKQLPIELLPNAELPFLIVQVTGQLDLDPSYMERHAIIPLEGAIGSLQGVERIDSYAEPRRGMIFVYFAQGTNLKYAYLRLQEKVDLVKTTLGEEFNVNVVRVDVDQLANQFMELQVRGGGEVDRIRHLVDNEVVPELEKIDGIASVVVSGGRQKSVEIVLNEEACKAHGVTAAQIRNLIRQNSRTTTFVGRAFRGDRQYFVNVVADYTDVRDLENLVVRRQGPVLLRDVAQVLVGVKEETSLSRVNGKEAVTVQLIRDAQTNLIALSHAAKATVARLNDELRGKDLEIVIQSNVADDMENNVNLIIKLALVGGCLAVAVLWLFLRNLRLVATIVLAIPISIFTALNLFYAFGITLNSLTLVGMALVVGMLLDNSVVVLENVYRHAAHHRSADEAVTRGTKEVWRSIVAATLTTIVVFLPFVFSSNFLIRLFGRHIGVSVVSTLLVSLVVALLLVPMITHHFLSRGKGAGHIEFRIVSQKNRLLQIYTLLLKSCMRFPVRTIGTGFVLFVAGVVIALAVSLNVSREVETVDLNLYLTMASGSTLEATDAVTRELEKRIEDIPEKQDIVSKVYEEEAVVTVRLRKDYQKVKNRSVAQVKSDIQERIRDFRLAEVSFEQPRASRRFRGGGGRVNPGASFERMLGMGTQTESIVIKGTDFARMRNVAEDVRYYLQNLESVQSVRVNVSENRPELHLVLDKALLSEYDVTPATVAAELMGFQREFTSGLQFKQGTDEYEIVIRGTEQEQEKTIDDLRHLRVPSQSGGTYELQQLGRIVYATGLATINRVNQEKQIEVTYQFLPEINSSKTLRDGARAEVADVLGNLTIPPGIAVEMVQPESELREFYYLIGAAVVLIYMILAAVFESLWLPLVVLFSIPFAAIGSFFALIVTGNSLLNANTLTGFLILFGIVVNNGIILIDYTRILRSRGFRRSRALLVAGQARVRPILITTITTIVGMFPLAMGKAEYVTHIGAPFAITVIGGLAMSTLLTLVFIPTVYAGLETLLHWLAGLDWRIKVGQGIALLLGGWLIYGSVDSAFWICIDALVLLMLIPAVTYFLMSTLRRAKSELIPAEAPIVIRLQNLVKVYDQEMRFVREWKKGKIIREKAGLHRRFTSLRDFDQFVWQLPLLGFLIYFVYFYLRSAFWYVPLSVLLYFYVLMLLGPASVYLRHHFRRSPRPVLRHLGDYLRTFWLWAFPFSTLLLFQVRWKQIGVVAVAGVLWYVALGIHTLSRRLYEKRVNIARISGRFAGMRRALYRLVLAIPIIGKKKQAFRALDQVSLEIGSGMFGLLGPNGAGKTTMMRIICGVLNQSHGKVWINGIDASQKREELQGLIGYLPQEFGSYENMTAYEFLDYQAILKNILDPQERRRRVEYVLDAVHMSEHRDEKIGSFSGGMKQRMGIAQTLLHLPRILVVDEPTAGLDPRERIRFRNLLVELSKERVVIFSTHIIEDISSSCNRVAVLHRGKLRYLGEPQEMARLAEGHVWQAYVSVEEFDALRRQLLIVHHMRDGARIRVRCVAPTAPTADAIPVRPSLEDAYLWLLRQDGQLPSAGAPQTAEKVR; this comes from the coding sequence GTGAGTTTCATCTATCGGCGCAAAACGCTCATCAGCATGCTCTTCGTAGGACTGACCCTTTTGGGCATTGTCTCCTACAAGCAGCTCCCCATAGAACTCTTGCCCAATGCGGAACTGCCGTTCCTCATTGTCCAGGTCACTGGCCAACTGGACCTTGACCCCTCCTACATGGAGCGGCACGCCATCATCCCGCTGGAAGGGGCCATTGGTTCCTTGCAAGGCGTGGAACGTATCGATTCCTACGCCGAACCGCGCCGAGGGATGATTTTTGTTTACTTTGCCCAAGGGACCAATCTGAAGTATGCGTACCTGCGCCTGCAAGAGAAGGTGGATCTGGTCAAGACCACCCTCGGCGAGGAGTTCAATGTCAACGTGGTGCGCGTGGACGTGGACCAGTTGGCCAACCAGTTCATGGAGCTCCAGGTGCGCGGAGGCGGCGAGGTGGATCGCATCCGCCACTTGGTGGACAATGAGGTGGTGCCAGAGTTGGAGAAGATCGATGGCATCGCTTCGGTGGTAGTCTCAGGCGGCCGGCAAAAATCAGTGGAGATCGTGCTCAATGAGGAAGCCTGCAAGGCACATGGAGTCACGGCAGCGCAGATACGGAACCTCATTCGGCAGAACAGCCGCACTACAACGTTTGTGGGACGCGCTTTTCGGGGCGATAGGCAGTATTTCGTCAATGTTGTTGCCGACTACACGGATGTGCGTGACCTGGAGAATCTGGTAGTCCGCCGCCAGGGGCCGGTGCTCCTGCGCGACGTGGCCCAGGTCTTGGTTGGAGTAAAGGAAGAAACCTCTCTGAGCCGGGTCAACGGCAAAGAGGCCGTCACCGTGCAACTGATTCGGGACGCACAAACGAACCTCATCGCCCTTTCCCATGCCGCCAAAGCGACCGTCGCCCGCCTCAATGATGAGCTGCGGGGGAAGGATTTGGAGATCGTGATCCAGAGCAATGTCGCCGACGACATGGAGAACAACGTCAACCTGATCATCAAATTGGCCTTGGTAGGCGGTTGTCTGGCAGTGGCGGTGCTCTGGCTTTTCTTGCGCAACCTGAGGCTCGTGGCGACCATTGTCTTGGCCATCCCCATCTCGATCTTCACCGCGCTCAATCTGTTCTACGCGTTTGGCATAACTCTCAACAGCTTGACCCTGGTTGGAATGGCCCTGGTGGTGGGCATGCTCTTGGACAACAGCGTAGTTGTGCTGGAGAATGTGTACCGGCATGCAGCCCATCATCGGTCGGCAGACGAAGCGGTAACAAGAGGGACAAAGGAGGTCTGGCGCTCCATTGTCGCCGCCACCCTCACCACTATAGTGGTCTTTCTTCCCTTTGTTTTTTCCAGCAATTTCCTCATCCGACTGTTTGGCCGGCACATAGGGGTATCGGTTGTGTCGACCCTGCTGGTTTCGCTGGTGGTAGCGCTGCTTTTGGTGCCGATGATTACGCACCACTTCCTCAGCCGTGGCAAGGGAGCCGGCCACATAGAGTTTCGCATTGTGTCGCAGAAGAATCGGCTGCTGCAGATCTACACGCTCCTGCTCAAGTCCTGCATGCGCTTTCCTGTGCGCACGATCGGCACCGGATTTGTGCTCTTCGTGGCCGGCGTTGTCATTGCCCTCGCGGTCAGCCTCAACGTCTCCCGCGAAGTGGAAACTGTGGACCTCAATCTCTACTTGACTATGGCCAGCGGCTCGACCCTGGAGGCCACCGATGCGGTGACGCGCGAGCTCGAAAAGCGGATCGAGGACATTCCCGAAAAGCAAGACATCGTGAGCAAGGTATACGAGGAAGAGGCGGTGGTCACCGTAAGGCTGCGCAAAGACTACCAGAAGGTCAAAAACCGCTCCGTGGCCCAGGTCAAGAGCGACATCCAGGAACGCATCAGAGACTTTCGCCTGGCGGAGGTGAGTTTTGAGCAGCCACGCGCAAGCAGGCGGTTCCGGGGCGGCGGCGGCCGCGTCAATCCAGGCGCCTCCTTCGAGCGGATGCTCGGCATGGGCACGCAGACGGAATCCATCGTGATCAAAGGAACCGACTTTGCTCGCATGCGCAATGTTGCTGAAGACGTGCGCTACTACCTGCAGAACCTCGAGTCGGTGCAGTCCGTGCGCGTGAATGTCTCCGAGAATCGACCGGAGCTGCATCTGGTCTTGGACAAGGCGTTACTCAGCGAGTATGACGTCACGCCGGCCACGGTGGCGGCGGAGCTGATGGGGTTTCAGCGCGAATTCACCTCAGGGCTGCAGTTCAAACAAGGCACCGATGAGTATGAGATCGTCATTCGCGGCACGGAGCAAGAGCAGGAAAAGACCATCGACGATTTGCGGCACCTGCGGGTACCTTCTCAATCCGGTGGAACCTACGAGCTGCAGCAATTAGGCCGCATTGTCTACGCCACCGGACTGGCAACCATCAATCGCGTCAACCAAGAGAAGCAGATTGAGGTCACCTACCAGTTTCTACCAGAGATCAATTCTTCCAAGACGCTGCGCGACGGGGCACGGGCAGAAGTGGCCGATGTGCTGGGCAACCTCACAATACCCCCGGGCATTGCCGTGGAGATGGTCCAGCCGGAGTCGGAACTGCGAGAGTTCTATTACCTCATCGGGGCAGCCGTGGTGCTCATCTACATGATTCTTGCCGCGGTGTTCGAATCGCTGTGGCTCCCCCTGGTTGTGCTCTTTTCCATCCCATTTGCGGCAATCGGTTCATTCTTTGCGCTCATCGTCACCGGCAATTCGCTCCTCAATGCCAATACGCTGACTGGCTTCCTCATCCTGTTCGGCATCGTGGTCAATAACGGCATCATTCTGATTGACTACACGCGCATCCTGCGCAGTCGCGGTTTTCGACGTTCGCGCGCGCTGCTAGTGGCAGGGCAGGCCCGTGTCCGGCCCATCCTCATCACGACCATCACCACCATCGTGGGCATGTTCCCCTTGGCCATGGGCAAGGCAGAGTACGTTACCCACATCGGAGCGCCGTTTGCCATCACGGTCATCGGCGGTCTGGCCATGAGCACCCTGCTGACCCTGGTGTTCATCCCCACCGTGTACGCCGGGCTGGAGACATTGCTGCATTGGCTTGCTGGCCTCGATTGGCGGATCAAGGTAGGGCAAGGGATAGCACTGCTTCTTGGCGGTTGGCTCATCTATGGCTCCGTGGACAGCGCGTTCTGGATCTGCATCGACGCGTTAGTGTTGCTCATGCTGATCCCCGCCGTGACCTACTTCCTGATGAGCACCCTAAGGCGGGCAAAGAGCGAGCTTATTCCCGCCGAGGCCCCCATTGTTATTCGCCTCCAGAACCTGGTGAAAGTCTACGACCAGGAGATGCGTTTTGTACGGGAATGGAAAAAAGGTAAGATCATCAGAGAGAAGGCGGGGCTCCATCGGCGGTTTACCTCCCTGCGCGACTTTGACCAGTTCGTCTGGCAGCTGCCTCTGCTTGGCTTCTTGATCTACTTTGTCTATTTCTATTTGCGCAGCGCGTTCTGGTACGTACCGTTATCAGTGTTGCTCTACTTCTATGTGCTCATGCTGTTGGGGCCGGCGTCAGTCTACCTACGACATCACTTCCGCCGGTCTCCAAGGCCTGTCCTGCGCCACTTGGGCGACTACCTTAGGACGTTTTGGCTATGGGCCTTTCCTTTCTCGACCTTGCTTCTGTTCCAAGTGCGGTGGAAGCAGATCGGGGTGGTGGCCGTCGCGGGCGTACTGTGGTATGTGGCACTGGGCATCCACACTCTCTCGCGGCGTCTGTATGAAAAACGGGTCAATATCGCCCGCATTAGCGGGCGCTTTGCCGGCATGCGACGTGCACTCTACCGCCTGGTGCTGGCCATCCCCATCATCGGCAAAAAGAAACAGGCATTCCGCGCCCTGGACCAGGTCTCATTGGAGATTGGCAGTGGTATGTTCGGCCTGCTCGGTCCCAACGGCGCCGGCAAGACGACCATGATGCGCATCATCTGTGGCGTGCTCAATCAGAGCCATGGTAAGGTGTGGATCAACGGAATAGACGCCAGCCAGAAACGCGAGGAGCTCCAGGGGCTCATCGGCTACTTGCCGCAGGAGTTCGGCAGTTATGAGAACATGACCGCCTACGAGTTCTTGGACTATCAGGCCATTTTGAAGAACATCTTGGATCCTCAGGAGCGGCGGCGCCGCGTGGAATACGTACTAGACGCCGTGCACATGAGCGAGCACCGAGATGAAAAGATCGGCTCTTTTTCCGGGGGGATGAAGCAGCGTATGGGCATTGCGCAGACCCTTCTTCACCTGCCGCGCATCCTGGTGGTGGATGAACCCACGGCAGGCTTGGATCCCAGGGAGCGCATCCGTTTCCGCAACCTTTTGGTGGAGCTGAGCAAGGAAAGAGTGGTCATCTTCTCCACCCACATCATCGAGGACATTTCCAGCTCCTGCAACCGCGTGGCCGTATTGCACCGGGGCAAGCTCCGCTATTTGGGCGAACCACAAGAGATGGCCCGCCTGGCCGAGGGGCATGTGTGGCAGGCATACGTTTCGGTGGAGGAATTCGACGCCCTGCGTCGACAGCTTCTGATCGTGCATCACATGCGCGATGGGGCGCGCATCAGGGTGCGCTGCGTAGCACCGACTGCCCCCACCGCCGATGCCATCCCGGTGCGTCCCTCCCTGGAGGATGCCTACCTGTGGCTTTTGCGCCAGGACGGACAGCTTCCCTCTGCCGGCGCGCCCCAAACAGCCGAAAAGGTAAGGTGA